In the Sandaracinus amylolyticus genome, ATGCGCGTCGGCGCGAGCTCGGTGAGCGCGTTCGCGCCCGCGTGCACACGCGCGGTGTCACCTGCTGCCACGAGCGCGCAGATCTCCGCGCGCAGCGCCGGCGCCGAGGTGTAGCCCTCGGAGGCGAAGCCGAGCGCGGTCTGCGCGAGCTCGTGCGCGCCCGGCGGACCGTGCGCGCCGTCCGCGGTGACCGCGAACACCTCGAGCTGCATCGCGCTCAGGATCTCCTGGGCACGCGCGGCGATCGACGCAGGCAGCGAGTGGCGACAGAGCAGATGCCCGTCCCGCGCACGCGCCAGCTGCGCGCCGTCACAGCCGATGATCCAGCCCTCGAGCCCGAGCGCGCGCATGCGCGCTCGAGCCGCAGCGGCTCGGCCCGACGACGTGAACCCGATCTCGCATCCCGTGGAACGAAGGCGCTCCAGCGCCATCCGATCGCGATCGCAGACGCGATCGTCGAACACGGTGTCGAGATCGACCACCAGTAGCGAGGACTCCACGGGCTCTCGGTGCTGCACGAGGTGGGCCCGACTCGGACCCGGGCTCACATCGAGGCGATCTCGTCCCGTCTCTGCCGAGCGTGGTCGAGATGCACCGCGACACCGGCGCGCACCGTCGTCAGGAGCTCCCGGAACCGAGGATCGTGCACGACGGGCAGGAGCTGCTCGTCGATCAAGACGAGCGCGTCGCGGTGCATCGCGACCTGCGACTCCAGGTAGACGACGTCGAATTCGACGCCGCCGTGCATCCACAGCTCGAACGTGACCGCGCGGCCCGTGGTGCGCAGCGCGTAGGCGAGCGACGCATCGCTCGGCACGAGCCCTTCGCTGCGCAGGAGCGTCGCGAGCATCGCCTGGG is a window encoding:
- a CDS encoding HAD hydrolase family protein yields the protein MESSLLVVDLDTVFDDRVCDRDRMALERLRSTGCEIGFTSSGRAAAARARMRALGLEGWIIGCDGAQLARARDGHLLCRHSLPASIAARAQEILSAMQLEVFAVTADGAHGPPGAHELAQTALGFASEGYTSAPALRAEICALVAAGDTARVHAGANALTELAPTRIARATYSLPSGGSALRVSSRRGSRARAIGDLAARLGTRRTRAAYVTGVRGPYVDASAILELPRVFCLPDVPVERLGARCERLVARAGEGALAEAIDRWRRTAAELVHASA